From a region of the Citricoccus muralis genome:
- a CDS encoding LLM class flavin-dependent oxidoreductase — MKKIGFLNFGHWSSVPGSRTPDAGATLGQTIEMAVAAEEAGLDGAWIRSHHFQNMLSAPFPLLAAMGAATKTIDLGTGVIDLRYENPLYMAEEAATADLISGGRLQLGISRGSPEAARDGQHQFGYDLQPGQSWSELAQARGDRFRDAISGGLVAHADPDSGWAQPGQEKLSIQPHSPGLVNRIWWGSGNTVSGVRAGEQGYNLLSSTLLLQDDGRPFHVQQADQIAQYRQAYAATGHTTGGMTAVTRSVFPIVSAQDDMYFGGRRERSDSSGHLEGGKARGGPTYSGTFDEVVDLLRADEAVQAADYVLMANPNQLGVEYNAHLFTQWAEVARALGWK; from the coding sequence ATGAAGAAGATCGGATTCCTGAATTTCGGGCACTGGAGCTCCGTGCCCGGCTCGCGCACCCCGGACGCCGGGGCCACCCTGGGCCAGACCATCGAGATGGCGGTGGCCGCTGAGGAAGCCGGTCTGGACGGAGCCTGGATCCGGTCCCACCACTTCCAGAACATGCTCTCCGCCCCGTTCCCGTTGCTGGCAGCCATGGGAGCGGCCACGAAGACCATCGATCTGGGCACCGGCGTGATCGACCTTCGGTACGAGAACCCCTTGTACATGGCCGAGGAAGCGGCGACGGCGGACCTCATCTCCGGCGGCCGGCTCCAGCTGGGCATCTCCCGCGGCTCCCCCGAGGCCGCCCGGGATGGGCAGCACCAGTTCGGCTACGACCTTCAGCCGGGCCAATCCTGGTCCGAGCTCGCCCAGGCCCGGGGCGACCGCTTCCGGGACGCCATCTCGGGCGGGCTCGTGGCCCATGCTGACCCGGATTCCGGCTGGGCCCAGCCCGGCCAGGAGAAGCTCTCCATCCAGCCCCACTCCCCAGGACTCGTGAACCGCATCTGGTGGGGTTCGGGCAACACCGTCTCCGGTGTCCGGGCGGGAGAGCAGGGCTACAACCTGCTCTCCTCGACCCTGCTGCTGCAAGACGACGGCCGGCCCTTCCACGTCCAGCAGGCCGACCAGATCGCCCAGTACCGGCAGGCCTATGCCGCCACGGGCCACACGACCGGCGGGATGACGGCGGTGACCCGTTCGGTGTTCCCGATCGTCTCCGCGCAGGACGACATGTACTTCGGCGGACGCCGCGAGCGCTCGGACTCCTCCGGCCACCTCGAAGGCGGCAAGGCCCGAGGCGGCCCGACGTACTCCGGCACCTTCGACGAGGTGGTGGACCTGTTGCGCGCCGACGAGGCAGTGCAGGCGGCCGACTACGTGCTGATGGCCAACCCGAACCAGCTTGGGGTGGAGTACAACGCGCACCTGTTCACGCAGTGGGCCGAGGTGGCGAGGGCACTGGGCTGGAAGTGA
- the dusB gene encoding tRNA dihydrouridine synthase DusB → MTAVTDASQRTEPAAQTPERLNLPALQLGPLTVETPVVLAPMAGITNNAFRRLCREYGGGLYVSEMVTARALVERRAESLRIIHHDPDETPRSVQLYSVDPVTTGQAVRMLVEEDRADHIDLNFGCPVPKVTKRGGGSALPWKSELFASIIGAAVREASKKDIPVTVKMRRGIDEDHLTYLDAGRTARSLGVAAVALHGRTMEQHYSGHADWDSIARLREALPDIPVLGNGDIWSAEDAIAMVRQTGVDGVVVGRGCQGRPWLFGDLQNAFEGSDERFRPGLAKVADTFYRHAELLVDTFGGDEGKALRDVRKHVAWYFKGYQVGGELRARLAQVPDLATLRELLDELDPHAPYPGPDAEGPRGRAGSPKRPHLPEGWLDSRELNAEQKALIQAAELDVSGG, encoded by the coding sequence ATGACTGCCGTGACCGACGCTTCCCAGCGCACCGAACCCGCGGCCCAGACTCCAGAGCGCTTGAACCTGCCCGCCCTGCAGCTGGGCCCGCTGACCGTCGAGACCCCCGTGGTGCTGGCCCCCATGGCCGGCATCACCAACAACGCCTTCCGCCGGCTCTGCCGGGAATACGGCGGCGGACTGTACGTCTCCGAGATGGTGACCGCCCGTGCGCTGGTGGAGCGCCGGGCAGAGTCCCTGCGGATCATCCACCATGATCCTGATGAGACCCCGCGCTCCGTCCAGCTCTACTCCGTGGACCCTGTCACCACCGGTCAGGCCGTGCGGATGCTCGTGGAAGAAGACCGGGCGGACCACATTGACCTGAACTTCGGCTGCCCCGTCCCGAAGGTCACCAAGCGCGGCGGCGGCTCCGCCCTGCCCTGGAAGTCGGAACTGTTCGCCTCCATCATCGGCGCGGCCGTGCGGGAGGCCTCCAAGAAGGACATCCCGGTCACCGTCAAGATGCGCCGCGGCATCGACGAGGACCACCTGACCTACCTCGACGCCGGCCGCACCGCCCGGTCCCTGGGCGTCGCCGCCGTGGCCCTGCACGGGCGCACCATGGAACAGCACTACTCAGGCCACGCCGACTGGGACTCCATCGCCCGGCTGCGTGAGGCCCTGCCGGACATCCCGGTCCTGGGCAACGGGGACATCTGGAGTGCCGAGGATGCCATCGCGATGGTGCGGCAGACCGGGGTGGACGGGGTCGTCGTCGGCCGCGGCTGCCAGGGCCGACCGTGGCTCTTCGGGGACCTGCAGAACGCCTTCGAGGGGTCGGACGAGCGCTTCCGGCCGGGGCTGGCGAAGGTCGCGGACACCTTCTACCGCCATGCGGAGCTGCTCGTGGACACCTTCGGCGGGGACGAGGGCAAGGCTCTGCGGGACGTCCGCAAGCACGTGGCCTGGTACTTCAAGGGCTACCAGGTGGGCGGTGAGCTGCGGGCACGGCTCGCCCAGGTCCCGGACCTGGCCACCTTGCGCGAGTTGCTGGATGAACTCGATCCGCACGCCCCGTACCCCGGGCCCGACGCCGAGGGGCCGCGGGGGCGTGCCGGTTCGCCCAAGCGCCCCCACCTGCCCGAGGGCTGGCTGGACTCCCGGGAGCTGAACGCCGAGCAGAAGGCGCTGATCCAGGCAGCTGAGCTGGACGTCTCCGGTGGCTGA
- a CDS encoding deoxyguanosinetriphosphate triphosphohydrolase → MELPGYAPQDRERWLPEPPKSSYRSDFERDRARILHSSALRRLGAKTQVVAPDEDDFARTRLTHSLEVAQVGRELGRSLGCDPDVVDAACLSHDLGHPPFGHNGEKALDALSQDIGGFEGNAQTLRLLARLETKKFFEDGRSAGLNLTRASLDASCKYPWTRDAAPLKSDGEPTRKFGVYTDDLPVFEWFRRGVTGTRKSMEAQVMDLADDISYSVHDVEDGIVNGQFQLKWLTDPEHRALVIERTRQWYLPDTDPAAVEAALARLEATDVWVTEADGTRRSRAALKDMTSQLIGRFSNAAFDATREVFGNEPLTRHGADVVIPENTDIEIATMKGIAAAYVMSSDARQPLYARQREILTELVELFWETGERYLDPMFAGDWREAADDRGRRRAVIDQVASLTDSTAIEWHATLVRGEQFRRSWV, encoded by the coding sequence ATGGAACTGCCCGGATACGCGCCGCAGGACCGGGAGCGCTGGCTTCCGGAGCCGCCCAAGAGCTCCTACCGCTCGGACTTCGAACGGGACCGGGCCCGCATCCTGCACTCCTCAGCCCTGCGCCGGCTGGGGGCCAAGACCCAGGTGGTGGCCCCGGACGAGGACGATTTCGCCCGCACCCGGCTGACCCACTCCCTCGAGGTGGCCCAGGTGGGCCGCGAACTCGGGCGGTCGCTGGGCTGCGATCCGGACGTGGTGGACGCCGCGTGCCTGTCCCACGACCTGGGGCACCCACCGTTCGGGCACAACGGGGAGAAGGCCCTGGACGCGCTGAGCCAGGACATCGGCGGGTTCGAGGGCAACGCCCAGACCTTGCGGCTGCTCGCTCGGCTGGAGACCAAGAAGTTCTTCGAGGACGGCCGCTCCGCCGGACTCAACCTCACTCGTGCGTCCCTTGACGCCTCCTGCAAGTACCCCTGGACCAGGGATGCGGCGCCGTTGAAGTCAGACGGCGAGCCCACCCGCAAGTTCGGCGTCTACACGGACGACCTGCCCGTGTTCGAGTGGTTCCGCCGCGGCGTCACCGGAACCAGGAAATCGATGGAAGCGCAGGTCATGGACCTCGCGGATGACATCTCCTACTCGGTGCATGACGTGGAGGACGGGATCGTCAACGGCCAGTTCCAGCTGAAATGGCTCACCGACCCGGAGCACCGGGCCCTCGTCATCGAGCGCACCCGCCAGTGGTACCTGCCGGACACGGACCCCGCCGCGGTCGAGGCCGCCCTCGCCCGGCTGGAGGCCACGGATGTCTGGGTCACCGAGGCGGACGGCACCCGCCGGTCCCGCGCCGCGCTGAAGGACATGACGAGCCAGCTCATCGGCCGGTTCTCCAATGCGGCGTTCGACGCGACCCGTGAGGTCTTCGGCAACGAGCCCCTCACCCGCCACGGCGCGGACGTGGTGATCCCCGAGAACACCGACATCGAGATCGCGACCATGAAGGGCATCGCCGCCGCCTACGTCATGAGCTCCGACGCCCGCCAACCGCTCTACGCGCGCCAGCGCGAGATCCTCACCGAGCTGGTGGAGCTGTTCTGGGAGACCGGGGAGAGATACCTCGACCCGATGTTCGCCGGGGACTGGCGTGAGGCCGCCGACGACCGGGGGCGCCGCCGCGCGGTGATCGACCAGGTCGCCTCGCTGACGGACTCCACCGCCATCGAGTGGCACGCCACCCTGGTCCGCGGCGAGCAGTTCCGCCGCAGCTGGGTCTAG
- a CDS encoding DNA alkylation repair protein yields the protein MATTAQTEIQLTVEAVQAELASLEDAKMRAANEQRGDDHGVNLTKLRGVAKAVKLPPAPRHDFALELWATGDTATRLVALLICSPKRFGVGELDAMIRAGRAPKVHDWLVNYVAKKSPHLEELRELWAEDPDQLVAAAGWDLISHQVYKNPEVLDLSALLNTIEARMKDAPKDLQWSMNNTLAAIGIENAELRERAMAIGEHLEVLKDYPTPPNCTSPFAPIWITEIVRRNEERAN from the coding sequence ATGGCCACCACCGCTCAGACTGAGATCCAACTTACCGTCGAGGCGGTACAGGCCGAGCTGGCCTCCCTCGAGGATGCGAAGATGCGCGCGGCGAACGAACAGCGCGGCGATGACCATGGCGTGAACCTGACGAAGCTGCGCGGGGTGGCCAAGGCCGTGAAGCTCCCGCCCGCACCCCGGCACGACTTCGCCCTGGAGCTCTGGGCCACCGGGGACACCGCCACCCGGCTGGTCGCCCTGCTGATCTGCTCGCCGAAGAGGTTCGGCGTCGGCGAGCTGGACGCGATGATCCGCGCCGGGCGCGCCCCCAAGGTCCATGACTGGCTGGTCAACTACGTGGCCAAGAAGAGCCCCCACCTGGAGGAGCTCCGGGAGCTGTGGGCCGAGGACCCGGACCAGCTGGTGGCCGCCGCGGGCTGGGACCTCATCAGCCACCAGGTGTACAAGAACCCCGAGGTCCTGGACCTGTCCGCGCTGCTGAACACCATCGAGGCCCGGATGAAGGACGCCCCAAAGGACCTGCAGTGGTCCATGAACAACACCCTGGCCGCGATCGGGATCGAGAATGCGGAGCTGCGGGAGCGGGCGATGGCGATCGGTGAGCACCTCGAGGTGCTCAAGGACTACCCCACTCCCCCGAACTGCACCTCACCGTTCGCTCCGATCTGGATCACCGAGATCGTCCGGCGGAACGAGGAACGGGCCAACTAG
- a CDS encoding NAD-dependent deacylase, whose product MDAEIIPGLAEAADLARAARRVVVLSGAGLSAESGVPTFREAQTGLWERYSPEQLATEDAFLADPELVWSWYRWRARLIRSCPPNAGHLAVAAWQRRLAANGDALTIATQNVDDLHERAGAEVLAHLHGSLFDDRCADCGEPAAHDTGTAPEGDAGSAPDLESMLRVAPPRCAVCGVGVLRPGVVWFGEMLPADALANTLAALEQCDLAVVAGTSATVQPAASLPYAALGAGAAVVEVNPEVTEFSTAATVHLRGTAGQVLPALVRAYDGHHGHHRSD is encoded by the coding sequence ATGGACGCAGAGATCATCCCCGGTCTGGCGGAGGCGGCCGACCTAGCCCGCGCCGCGCGGCGAGTGGTGGTGCTCTCCGGCGCCGGCCTGAGCGCCGAGTCCGGTGTGCCCACCTTCCGTGAGGCGCAGACGGGGCTCTGGGAGCGCTACTCCCCCGAGCAGCTGGCCACCGAGGACGCCTTCCTGGCCGACCCCGAGCTGGTCTGGTCCTGGTACCGGTGGCGCGCCCGGCTGATCCGGTCCTGCCCACCGAACGCCGGGCATCTCGCGGTCGCCGCGTGGCAACGGCGGCTGGCCGCTAACGGCGACGCGCTCACCATCGCGACCCAGAACGTGGACGACCTGCACGAACGCGCCGGCGCCGAGGTGCTGGCGCACCTGCACGGATCCCTCTTCGACGACCGCTGCGCCGACTGCGGCGAACCCGCAGCGCACGACACCGGCACGGCGCCGGAGGGGGATGCGGGCTCTGCTCCGGACCTGGAATCCATGCTCCGCGTCGCCCCGCCCCGGTGCGCGGTCTGCGGGGTCGGGGTGCTGCGTCCCGGGGTGGTCTGGTTCGGGGAGATGCTGCCGGCGGACGCCCTGGCGAACACTCTCGCCGCGCTCGAGCAGTGCGACCTGGCCGTCGTCGCCGGAACCTCGGCCACCGTGCAGCCGGCCGCCTCCCTGCCGTACGCGGCGCTGGGAGCCGGCGCCGCCGTCGTCGAGGTCAATCCGGAGGTCACCGAGTTCTCGACCGCGGCCACCGTGCACCTGCGCGGGACCGCCGGACAGGTGCTTCCGGCGCTGGTCCGGGCCTACGATGGTCACCATGGCCACCACCGCTCAGACTGA
- a CDS encoding MFS transporter, with translation MTTSTPARSGSGSLVLRGRNWVAPLCWFAVLLDGFDAVVLGATLPMLTSDTSMGIDNGTGTVIATAGLVGMMIGALGMGWLTDKFGRRKLLIGAVIAFSILTFVTGFAQDATTIGLLRFLAGLGLGGCLPTGISMVTEFAGHKKGSNATTLMMTGYHVGAVITALLAIWAASETVSGWREMFFIGGLPALVLVPLMWRYLPESPDFLVSRGRMEEARRVADHYGVEIEEEPERAFADASPERADSEKQGAALLLSATYRRNTVFMWIASFMGLLLVYGLNTWLPQIMREADYDLGNSLGFLVVLNAGAVIGLIIAGKVGDAITPRNAAILWFIGSAILLAALAIKMPLLGIYVMIFITGCFVFSAQNLVYAFAATNYPPKVRGTALGMAAGVGRLGAISGPIMGGTLVAAGIAYPWGFFGFAVAGALGGVAVSGMRTMRRGQGRGQGEPAPVDSDDREQVSA, from the coding sequence ATGACCACGTCCACCCCCGCCCGATCCGGGTCCGGCTCACTCGTGTTGCGCGGACGCAACTGGGTCGCGCCCCTGTGCTGGTTCGCCGTCCTGCTCGACGGCTTCGACGCCGTCGTCCTGGGCGCCACCCTGCCCATGCTCACCTCGGACACCTCCATGGGCATCGACAACGGCACCGGCACCGTGATCGCCACCGCCGGCCTGGTCGGGATGATGATCGGCGCCCTGGGCATGGGCTGGCTGACGGACAAGTTCGGCCGCCGCAAGCTGCTGATCGGCGCCGTGATCGCCTTCTCCATCCTGACCTTCGTCACCGGATTCGCCCAGGACGCGACCACCATCGGCCTCCTGCGCTTCCTGGCCGGCCTCGGCCTGGGTGGCTGCCTGCCCACCGGCATCTCCATGGTCACCGAGTTCGCCGGTCACAAGAAGGGCTCCAACGCCACCACCCTGATGATGACCGGCTACCACGTGGGCGCCGTGATCACCGCACTTCTGGCCATCTGGGCCGCCAGTGAGACCGTCTCCGGCTGGCGTGAGATGTTCTTCATCGGCGGCCTGCCGGCGTTGGTCCTGGTACCGCTGATGTGGCGCTACCTGCCGGAGTCCCCGGACTTCCTGGTCTCCCGGGGCCGCATGGAGGAGGCTCGCCGGGTGGCGGACCACTACGGTGTGGAGATCGAGGAGGAGCCCGAGCGTGCCTTCGCTGACGCCTCCCCGGAGCGGGCTGACAGTGAGAAGCAGGGTGCCGCGCTGCTGCTCTCCGCCACGTACCGCCGCAACACCGTCTTCATGTGGATCGCCTCCTTCATGGGCCTGCTGTTGGTCTACGGCCTGAACACTTGGTTGCCGCAGATCATGCGCGAGGCCGACTACGATCTCGGCAACTCCCTCGGCTTCCTCGTGGTCCTCAACGCCGGCGCCGTGATCGGCCTGATCATCGCCGGCAAGGTCGGCGATGCCATCACCCCCCGCAACGCCGCCATCCTCTGGTTCATCGGCTCCGCCATCCTGCTGGCCGCCCTGGCCATCAAGATGCCGCTGCTGGGCATCTACGTGATGATCTTCATCACCGGCTGCTTCGTGTTCTCCGCCCAGAACCTCGTCTACGCGTTCGCCGCGACCAACTACCCGCCGAAGGTCCGCGGCACCGCCCTGGGTATGGCCGCCGGGGTGGGGCGCCTCGGTGCCATCTCCGGGCCGATCATGGGTGGCACCCTCGTGGCCGCCGGCATCGCCTACCCCTGGGGATTCTTCGGCTTCGCCGTGGCCGGAGCCCTCGGCGGGGTGGCCGTGAGCGGGATGCGGACCATGCGACGTGGCCAGGGCAGGGGCCAGGGCGAACCCGCACCTGTGGACAGCGACGACCGGGAGCAGGTCTCGGCCTAG
- the dnaG gene encoding DNA primase yields the protein MAGLIKREDIDLVRERSDLKEVVDAFVTLRSAGVGSYKGLCPFHDERSPSFHVRPSVGTYHCFGCGESGDAIAFLMKMEHTTFAETVERLAARANIELHYEDGGSGPDKEQVGRRQRLLEANKIADEYFRDQLGTSGAATAQQFLAGRGFTAEHAQHFGVGYAPQGWDNVLKHLQRKGFREDELRLTGLFSEGQRGIYDRFRGRLVWPIRDMTGATIGFGARKLFEDDPGPKYLNTPETALYKKSQVLYGIDLAKRNIAKKRQLVVVEGYTDVMAAHLSGVDTAVATCGTAFGSDHVKIARRLISDDGTGGEIIFTFDGDAAGQKAALRAFEEDNKFLAKTFVAVEPSGMDPCDLRQDKGPEAVVALIDSRRPLFEFAIKAGMKNFNLDTVEGRTGALRHAAPIVAGIRDSVVRPGYERELAGWLGMEPATVHRAVQSAQRAAASPASGHRRGRSDDGRSAGHGTAGDAGRPGGAEPGFQRPDVRDPAARMEKEALEVVLQQPTLLSAEQWQAFYAADFKVPAYAVIHSGIRAAGMAGATPSQWVEQVRQEVPAELGSLVSELAVTPLPARTSEDLVRYCRDIMNRLFELQITHQKGDLMGRLQRLGPQGDPAEFAALNRQLVDLEMKRRSLRARD from the coding sequence ATGGCAGGCCTGATCAAACGCGAGGACATCGATCTTGTCCGCGAGCGATCGGACCTCAAAGAAGTCGTGGATGCCTTCGTGACGCTGCGCAGCGCCGGCGTCGGATCCTACAAGGGACTGTGCCCCTTCCATGATGAGCGCAGCCCCTCCTTCCATGTCCGCCCCTCGGTCGGTACCTATCACTGCTTCGGCTGTGGGGAGTCCGGCGATGCCATCGCGTTCCTGATGAAGATGGAGCACACCACCTTCGCCGAGACCGTCGAGCGGCTGGCCGCGCGGGCCAACATCGAGCTGCACTACGAGGACGGCGGCTCCGGCCCGGACAAGGAGCAGGTCGGCCGCCGCCAGCGGCTGCTCGAGGCCAACAAGATCGCGGATGAGTACTTCCGGGACCAGCTGGGCACTTCCGGTGCGGCCACCGCCCAACAGTTCCTCGCCGGCCGCGGCTTCACCGCCGAGCACGCCCAACACTTCGGTGTCGGCTACGCCCCGCAGGGCTGGGACAACGTGCTCAAGCACCTGCAGCGCAAGGGCTTCCGTGAGGACGAGCTGAGGCTCACGGGGTTGTTCTCCGAAGGCCAGCGCGGCATCTATGACCGCTTCCGGGGCCGGCTGGTCTGGCCCATCCGGGACATGACTGGGGCGACCATCGGCTTTGGTGCCCGCAAGCTCTTCGAGGACGACCCCGGCCCCAAATACCTCAACACCCCGGAGACTGCTCTCTACAAGAAGTCCCAAGTGCTCTACGGGATCGACCTGGCCAAGCGGAACATCGCCAAGAAGCGCCAGCTCGTGGTCGTCGAGGGCTACACGGATGTCATGGCCGCGCACCTGTCCGGCGTGGACACCGCCGTCGCGACCTGTGGCACCGCCTTCGGCTCGGACCACGTCAAGATCGCCCGCCGGCTGATCTCGGACGACGGCACGGGCGGGGAGATCATCTTCACCTTCGATGGGGATGCTGCGGGGCAGAAGGCCGCGCTGCGGGCTTTCGAGGAGGACAACAAGTTCCTCGCCAAGACCTTCGTTGCCGTGGAACCGTCAGGGATGGACCCCTGTGACCTGCGTCAGGACAAGGGTCCGGAGGCGGTCGTGGCGCTGATCGACTCGCGCCGCCCGCTGTTCGAGTTCGCCATCAAGGCGGGGATGAAGAACTTCAACCTGGACACCGTGGAGGGCCGCACCGGTGCCCTCCGGCACGCTGCCCCCATCGTCGCCGGCATCCGCGACTCCGTCGTCCGCCCCGGCTATGAGCGTGAGCTGGCCGGTTGGCTCGGCATGGAGCCGGCCACCGTGCACCGCGCGGTGCAGAGCGCGCAGCGTGCGGCGGCCTCGCCGGCGTCGGGACATCGCCGGGGACGGTCCGACGACGGCCGGTCGGCGGGCCACGGCACCGCGGGCGACGCCGGCCGGCCCGGGGGAGCGGAGCCGGGCTTTCAGCGCCCGGACGTGCGCGATCCGGCGGCCCGCATGGAGAAGGAAGCCCTCGAGGTGGTGCTCCAGCAGCCCACCCTGCTCTCGGCTGAGCAGTGGCAGGCGTTCTACGCCGCCGACTTCAAAGTGCCCGCCTATGCCGTCATCCACTCCGGAATCCGTGCTGCCGGCATGGCCGGTGCCACCCCGTCACAGTGGGTGGAGCAGGTCCGCCAGGAGGTTCCGGCCGAACTGGGATCACTCGTCAGCGAACTGGCCGTGACGCCGTTGCCGGCCCGGACCTCGGAGGACCTGGTGCGGTACTGCCGGGACATCATGAACCGGCTGTTCGAGCTGCAGATCACCCACCAGAAGGGCGACCTCATGGGCCGGCTGCAGCGCTTGGGCCCCCAGGGCGATCCAGCGGAGTTCGCCGCGCTGAACCGCCAGCTGGTGGACCTGGAGATGAAGCGCCGGTCCCTACGCGCCCGGGACTGA
- a CDS encoding PepSY domain-containing protein: MMQNKVATKVAQSTFTQTLAWTGTGVLALALLTGCSVAEPDNSDDTATTATSGAAAETSSATGDSTDGATGDQSASASASATDASTSTSGETTAAVAGDDPVFAAIDAFLAEQEGALIVEIDLDDNDTRYDIEAVVGDQILDFDVTLDGEVREDTDDDDDDDQDDIRRAQEADITAEEAARAALEGRDGSTIDSLSLDDDDNALHWEVELDNAQGEDDDLHVDAMTGAVTSDN, translated from the coding sequence ATGATGCAGAACAAGGTAGCGACCAAGGTAGCCCAGAGCACGTTCACCCAGACCCTCGCGTGGACCGGGACCGGCGTCCTGGCCCTGGCCCTGCTGACCGGCTGTTCGGTGGCCGAACCGGACAACTCTGATGACACCGCCACTACGGCCACGTCCGGCGCTGCGGCGGAGACGTCAAGCGCCACCGGTGACAGCACGGACGGGGCGACCGGCGATCAGTCGGCGTCCGCCTCCGCTTCGGCCACCGATGCCAGCACGTCCACGTCCGGCGAGACCACCGCTGCGGTGGCCGGGGACGACCCGGTGTTCGCGGCCATCGATGCGTTCCTCGCCGAGCAGGAGGGCGCCCTCATCGTGGAGATCGACCTGGACGACAACGACACGCGCTATGACATCGAGGCCGTCGTCGGCGACCAGATCCTCGACTTCGACGTCACCCTGGACGGCGAGGTCCGCGAGGACACCGATGATGACGACGACGATGATCAGGACGATATCCGCCGCGCCCAGGAAGCCGACATCACCGCCGAGGAGGCCGCCCGTGCCGCACTGGAGGGGCGCGACGGCAGCACCATCGACAGCCTGAGCCTGGATGACGATGACAATGCCCTGCACTGGGAGGTCGAGCTCGACAACGCCCAGGGCGAGGACGACGACCTGCACGTCGACGCCATGACCGGCGCGGTCACCAGCGACAACTGA
- a CDS encoding MFS transporter: protein MTTSSTPAEMTPLRRWLLLVAVSAGVLLITLDNTILYTALPTLTAELGATASESLWIINAYPLVMCGLLLGAGTLGDRYGHRRLFLIGLVLFGAASLVAAFAPGVTVLIASRALLAVGAACMMPATLALIRIGFDDVRQRNVAIGVWGSISVVGAALGPIVGGLLLEHFWWGSVFLINVPVVLGALALTPWVAPRARPDRSKSWDALSSLHAMVALTGAVFAIKEATGPDPSGPLLTVTAACAVAGAWLFVRRQHRLDDPVLDFAVFRNRAFSAGFLAAACSMFVIGGVQLVTTQRFQLVEGYTPLQSGLLVAALAAGSLLTSLAGGATLHVLGLRTLITGGFILGTLGMTLATLGATTHLGLLVTGLVLTGAGMGAAMSVASTAIIGNVPARQAGMASSVEEVSYEFGNLLAVAILGSLATLVYTVTVQLPAGAPAGAADSMSQAVTVAPGDPAVLAAAGAAYDTAFVTVLAIITAVVAVCAVATGWLLRHYGPGTPASAYESNH, encoded by the coding sequence GTGACCACGTCCTCCACGCCCGCCGAGATGACACCGTTGCGCCGGTGGCTGCTGCTGGTCGCGGTCAGCGCCGGGGTACTGCTGATCACCCTGGACAACACGATCCTCTACACCGCGCTGCCGACCCTGACGGCCGAGCTCGGGGCCACGGCCTCGGAGTCACTGTGGATCATCAACGCCTATCCGCTCGTGATGTGCGGACTGCTCCTGGGGGCGGGGACGCTGGGGGACCGGTACGGCCATCGCCGGCTCTTCCTCATCGGCCTGGTGCTGTTCGGGGCCGCCTCCCTCGTGGCGGCCTTCGCGCCCGGAGTCACCGTCCTGATCGCCTCACGGGCCCTGTTGGCCGTGGGCGCGGCGTGCATGATGCCGGCCACCCTGGCCCTGATCCGCATCGGCTTCGATGACGTCCGCCAGCGCAATGTCGCCATCGGGGTCTGGGGGAGCATCTCCGTGGTCGGGGCGGCACTGGGACCGATCGTCGGCGGGCTGCTGCTGGAGCACTTCTGGTGGGGGTCCGTGTTCCTCATCAACGTCCCGGTCGTCCTGGGCGCCCTGGCCCTGACTCCCTGGGTGGCACCGCGAGCCCGCCCGGACCGGTCCAAGTCCTGGGACGCGCTGTCATCCCTGCACGCCATGGTCGCCCTCACCGGAGCCGTCTTCGCGATCAAGGAGGCCACCGGCCCGGATCCCTCGGGACCACTGTTGACGGTCACCGCCGCCTGCGCCGTGGCCGGAGCCTGGCTGTTCGTCCGGCGCCAACACCGGCTGGACGATCCCGTCCTCGACTTCGCTGTCTTCCGCAACCGGGCCTTCTCCGCCGGGTTCCTGGCGGCGGCCTGCTCGATGTTCGTGATCGGCGGCGTGCAATTGGTCACCACCCAGCGCTTCCAACTGGTCGAGGGCTACACGCCGCTCCAATCCGGGCTCCTGGTCGCCGCCCTCGCCGCAGGGTCTCTTCTCACCTCCCTCGCCGGAGGGGCCACGCTGCACGTACTCGGCCTGCGCACGCTCATCACCGGCGGCTTCATCCTCGGTACGCTCGGCATGACCCTGGCCACCCTCGGTGCCACGACCCACCTGGGCCTGCTGGTCACCGGCCTGGTGCTGACCGGTGCTGGCATGGGCGCGGCCATGTCCGTGGCGTCCACGGCGATCATCGGCAACGTCCCGGCCCGTCAGGCCGGCATGGCCTCCTCCGTGGAGGAGGTGTCCTACGAGTTCGGCAACCTGCTCGCCGTCGCGATCCTCGGCAGCCTCGCCACCCTCGTCTACACCGTGACCGTCCAGCTGCCGGCCGGCGCCCCGGCGGGAGCGGCGGACAGCATGTCCCAGGCCGTGACGGTGGCCCCCGGTGATCCGGCCGTGCTGGCCGCCGCGGGCGCCGCGTATGACACGGCGTTCGTGACCGTGCTCGCCATCATCACCGCCGTCGTCGCGGTGTGCGCTGTAGCCACCGGGTGGCTCCTGCGCCACTACGGCCCCGGAACCCCGGCCAGCGCCTACGAGAGCAATCACTAG